The genomic stretch GGAGGGCTACGTGAAGCGCGCGACCACGTCCTCCGCGTACGCGTGAAGCGCGTCCCAATCGTAGGGGCCGTCGCGGAAGGCGATGTTGAGGCGGGCGCAGCCGGCGTCGCGGAAGGCGGCGACCATGTCGCGCGCCTCCTTCGGCGTGCCGCGCAGCCAGCCCGAGCGCTCGTCGCCCCGAGCGCCCCAGTGCTGACGGAAAATCTCCTCGCCGCGCGCGGCCCCCCGGGCGTCGGCGCCGAGATAGAATCCGAGGTTGACGGTGCGGAGGATCGTCTTCGGATCACGGCCTTCCTTCTCGCACCACTGGTCCAGCACCTTGCCCTTCGCGATCCACTCGTCGGGACCGATGTAGGGCGCGTTCCAGCCGTCGGCGTAGCGCGCCGCCGCGCGCAGCGTCCGCTTCTCGCCCCGGCCGCCGATCCAGATGGGCACGCGCGGCTGGAGCGGCTTCGGGTTGTTCGGCGCGTTCTCGAGCCTGAAGTGCTGGCCCTGGAAATTCGAGCGGGGCGACTCCGGATCGAAGAGCATGCGCATGACCTGCGCGTACTCCTCCAGCATGTCCTCGCGCACGCCGATGCGCGGGAACTCGTAGCCGAAGGCTTTCGCCTCGATCTCGTGCCAGCCGGCGCCGATCCCACAATCGACGCGGCCTCCGGAGAGATGGTCGATCGTGGTGAGCGACTTCGCGTGGAGCCCCGGGTTGCGGTAGGCGACGCAGTAGACGAGGGCGCCCAACCGGACGCGCCT from Candidatus Methylomirabilota bacterium encodes the following:
- a CDS encoding LLM class flavin-dependent oxidoreductase, whose protein sequence is ADQRGFDWFSVSDHFQESPPRGGDLDCFEAISTLTAAAVETRRVRLGALVYCVAYRNPGLHAKSLTTIDHLSGGRVDCGIGAGWHEIEAKAFGYEFPRIGVREDMLEEYAQVMRMLFDPESPRSNFQGQHFRLENAPNNPKPLQPRVPIWIGGRGEKRTLRAAARYADGWNAPYIGPDEWIAKGKVLDQWCEKEGRDPKTILRTVNLGFYLGADARGAARGEEIFRQHWGARGDERSGWLRGTPKEARDMVAAFRDAGCARLNIAFRDGPYDWDALHAYAEDVVARFT